Proteins from a single region of Macrotis lagotis isolate mMagLag1 chromosome 2, bilby.v1.9.chrom.fasta, whole genome shotgun sequence:
- the CENPL gene encoding centromere protein L has protein sequence MDSSNVPAFTPKHAVPTGFRDYFSSASPFQRQLASVRKQTPFGQTPSRRKIPQCSPLQENIDPQKIAFLLHKQWTLYTLTPLYKFSYTNLKRYSTLLNSFLAAEKQKGLAMETGENCNFKVIFSTLSGMKGTHRDPVAFLVQIVSKSQLSSKNAEDKVVWTGWFCCVYGDSLLENVPDDFTCLPLFLANGAESNTALIGTWFQKTFDCRFTRLTISAFNLSWMAAMWTSCNLECYGAAMELLWSVPCSPQNLDISYAINPEDAKALWDSVHQTPEEITQEEVDLFIDCLCSHFHRHFKINLSATRLVYVSTSVASAHTDGKLKIFCSNYLIGVLAFLTELAIFQIE, from the exons atgGACTCATCAAATGTGCCAGCATTCACTCCAAAACATGCGGTGCCTACAGGGTTTAGAGATTACTTTTCCAGTGCCAGCCCTTTTCAAAGACAGCTAGCATCAGTCAGAAAGCAGACTCCATTTGGTCAGACACCATCTCGAAGGAAGATCCCTCAGTGCTCACCACTGCAG GAAAACATTGACCCACAAAAGATTGCTTTTCTTCTGCATAAACAGTGGACCTTATATACGCTGACTCCCTTGTATAAGTTTTCCTACACTAATCTTAAAAGGTATTCAACACTTCTGAATTCCTTTCTTGCTGCTGAAAAGCAAAAAGGACTGGCTATGGAAACAGGAGAGAATTGTaatttcaaagtgattttctccACTCTCTCAGGAATGAAAGGAACACACCGGGATCCTGTAGCATTTCTTGTACAG ATTGTATCCAAATCCCAACTGTCATCAAAGAATGCAGAAGATAAAGTGGTATGGACAGGTTGGTTTTGCTGTGTGTATGGAGACAGTCTTCTGGAAAATGTGCCAGATGATTTTACCTGTCTACCTTTGTTCCTTGCAAATGGGGCAGAGTCAAATACGGCCTTAATTGGGACTTGGTTTCAGAAAACCTTTGACTGTCGCTTCACTCGATTAACAATCAGTGCATTCAATCTTTCCTGGATGGCTGCCATGTGGACTTCATGTAATCTGGAATGTTATGGGGCTGCTATGGAATTGCTTTGGTCTGTACCCTGTAGCCCTCAGAACTTGGACATTTCTTATGCAATAAATCCTGAAGATGCAAAAGCTTTGTGGGACAGTGTCCACCAAACACCTGAGGAGATAACCCAGGAGGAAGTTGACCTATTTATTGACTGCCTCTGTTCACATTTTCACAGACATTTCAAAATCAATTTGTCAGCTACAAGATTGGTGTATGTGTCAACATCTGTAGCCTCTGCACATACTGATGGGAAATTAAAG